Genomic window (Maylandia zebra isolate NMK-2024a linkage group LG11, Mzebra_GT3a, whole genome shotgun sequence):
TATAGGCACGTGCACCCTCCTCCCCGCTTGCTCCACCAAATCCTCATATAGCAGGAAAATGTAATATAAAGCAGAGCatagtaatttttaaaaaaaagcaacatctGTCACGGTGCCATGCCTCATTAGTTTTACTGTCTTTACTGAACTTTTGTAGtggtttttcatttaaataacaaGCAGCATTACTGTGGCTATAAAAGATCCCTTCAAAGGTGTTCACCAGCTTTATTTTGCATTAATTTAAAGAAGTAAGCTACAGCAAGCTgtcagaaacttttttttttttgcctctccAGTTACACATCATGTTATTTGAGTCTAATAGCTGTGACAAAAAGAGGAATTAGTATCGCGACTAGTTTTTTTGTCCTGTGTTTTCGGTGATCAATAATAAAGGATGTTGAGTTTGCAGTCATAAACACAGCTGAAACAATTGTTCTAATAGGACATCATAATGAGTCTCTCTGCCTTCCTGTTCAGAAAACAGGTGGAGACGGACATGTCATCATCCTGTCTGGACAGCAAACAGTGCTGTATCCATGTTTCCATTCATTCATCAATGACGGGATATTGTCGCTCCCCCCCTCCAGCTTTAAATAATCACAATCTATGATCGGCTTAAGGCACCACTGCCTTTGAAAGTAGCACTGAGAACTAaaaccactctctctctctctgcctcttccAGGGGTCCACACAGGTGAAGAATGCGAACTGCTTCTCCGCCATCTGTCCATCAACAAATCAAGTGCATCGGTGCCGGCCACCCTCAAGTCAGCTCAACCACGACGGGCGTCAAACAAAAGTCTTGACCTGGCGTCCCTTAAACGCCCTGTGCAAAGCAAATATTTGAGGCTGGTATATCTAATTTCTCCCGGCAGTCGCCACTGAAAAGATCAACAGTGAAGGGTGTTGTTGgtagagaaaaagagagaagaaaaagtggGGGAGGAAGAAGTAACCCTTTCAAACTACACCCTGCCTGCTATTTCTGCTGCACTGTGGGCAGGGAGCATCTCATTTGGGAGAGCTTCAGGCTGACAAAAAAGGACTTCCCTGTTCCCTGCCTATCCAGATGCCTTTATAAATACTGGATAGAGATATCAATTTGCCTGGGTTCTTACACTGCCCAACAAAGAGTCAGTTGGCTATCTATAGAAAAAGTTACAACAATCTTGGATTTTGTGGTTTCCTGAATTGCTACTTGGTCTATTATTGTTCAAAAAACATTTAAGAGCTGTGAGTACAGGAATGGGAGCTGCCAGTCCTCTATAGTTAGAAACTTTTCTAAACGCTCCCACTAGGCTTGAAATTTCACAGAGCTTACAACAGCTCACTGTGGGACGTCGGGAGCTGTGAGTCAGTTTGGAGGCTGCGGTTTTGATGTCTTTTCCAGCTCGGTGAATTAACATGAAGCCCCTAACGCCAATTGGATCTCCTTCACCTCTGAGGCTTCTCAACAAGGGTCCAGACTACTTGCGTAGGCAGATTGATGGCGGCGGTCACGGCCGCTCAGTCAGCGCCGTGGAGAGACTCGAGGCAGACAAAGCCAAGTATGTTAAAAGCCAGCAGGTGATCAACACCAAGCAAGAGCCTGTACTTGTACCCTGTGCCACCCCACCGCCGCCACCCCGGCGAGCAATCACCATCCCTGCAAGCCTGACGCCTCATCTTCCCCCACAGCGTCCGTCCAACACTCCATTCCCTCCGGTCTGTGGCTCCTTCGCTGCAAGAGACGAAAATGAAAACGATGACTCGAGAAAGGAGAACAGACGGACTTCTGTCGATGTTGAGGCACATAACAGGAGCAATGTGAACAATGCGCCCCCCAGCCCGCGCACACCTGGACTTAACACCTTGGTAGCGCCACACAGCGCTCCCATTCTCCGAAGGAGTACAGGCAAACGCATGCTGAGGCCAGACTCCCTCGTCATCTACCGGCAGAAAAAAGAGTGCAAGAGCCCGAGCAGTACAGCGGTGGGAGAAAACAATAACATGGAGATAAAGGGCTACAGTTTCGTCCGCCGCCTCTTCCAGGGATCCATGAGGGAGAAGAGTAGTGGAGGTGAGAGCAGAATCCAGAAAATGGTCATCGGTGAAGAGAAAGCGTCATCCCGGGATGGCGACTCTCGCATGTCTTGGACCAACGATAAAGATGCGCCAGACGGGGGACCGGGGAGCAGGAGGTCCAGCAAAACTGACCACGAGCGCAGCCCAGAGTCTGCCCCCAGCTCCGGGTTAAGCTGCACGCTTGAAGAGATTAAGAATGGCTTTACAAATGGCACCGGCGATGGAGTTACCAATGGAAACCACTCAAACAAGCATGACGATGAGAATGACCCGTGGAAACGAGCGTCACCACCGGCACCCAGAAGACAGTTTGGAGAGTTGCGGCGCTCCAAGTCAGACTTACATCTGCGCTGCTCAGTAGCGTTATCGGAGCAGGAGCATTTCTTTGACTTCTGCGGGCTGGACATAGATATGGTAGAGCGTCTGGGTCGCCAGAATTTCCTCTCAGGGGCCAGCTCTATAGACACTCTCTCGTTGGCGCTCCGCAGCGTGGGCGGGGACGTCTGTGGAGGCTCGGAGCCCAGTGAGTTCTCCCGCCACTCAGGAGATGGACTGTttgaggaggagctggctgagcaGCTTCCCACTGGCGTGTCAATAATTGAGAGAAATGCTCGTGTCATCAAATGGCTTTACGGGTGTAAAAACGCCGCCCGTGAAGGACCCAAAGAATCAACGGTTTGATAGCTGGACGAGGATccctgtgccattgagagctgTGTAGGTGTTGTGTAGTTCACATAAATTTAAAGTACGTTATCCTCTGTGGGCTGCAACAGAGTGCaacattgtttggttttttaacTTTTGAGGCTCAAACAGTTTCGTCAATCGAATCTGGCTTCAAAATATGATTTgaatttttacatttcaaacgAGAGTCAAAGACGCTGGATTTGTTTCAGTGGTCAACATTCACAGGATTAGCATTTCATGACACGCATCTACCTTTGCTCCCTTCACTCCAAAGGCACAGCTTCTTTAAATTAGAGAATAACTGCTACTACTTATATCCTGTCAATCTGATTTGTTGTATTTATAGAGCCTAAGGAAGTGTTTTGTGACCTTTACGGCAAATGGAGCTATTTTCCGTcgcatttttttcccccattatcataaatgtgtatgagtgtgtgtgtggagtgggCGCTGGATTACTGTCCTCTCCATTTGTAgcttcttttcatttatttgcatAACCAGATAAGAACTGATTTGAAATGAGCCCCCTGTGAATCCTCACAAGGCAcataagtgtgtgtttgtttgacaCAGTCAACCCAGCTTAGCCTCCTTGACATCACCGCTCTTCCTAATGActaatttaaaatggaaaaccacTAAGCTATGTTTTTTCCAACAGGAAAAATGCTGTGTGAGTGTGAAGTGAACCATGAGTACCTCATTCGAATCTGTCCCAGTTTAGTTTGTGTgtcgcttttctttttttttactccttAAACGCAGGCGTTGGAACAAACATGTGAGGCACCCCCATGGGGTTGTTAATGCACTGAACTGGACAGAGTGAGGAAATGACACATAGAAATATAGTTTTGACTCCTTACAGATATTTCATCTCATATAATGTTAATCACTGAGCTGGATTCAAAGAAGCTTCTTTGTCCTGAAAAAAAAGGAGCCATGCTTAGCTAGTTTTCATTATTTGAAATTCATTTTTCAACCCTTAGTTAGGATCAGTGTTCAGGATATTTAATGTGACCCACTCACAGATTTCCACACCTATTCAGTGGTCACTGCTGGGTAAGCTTAAGAGTTTCAGGAATGAAAACAGGAATAAACACCCTGTCTGTCCTGTGACTGTGAACTGGATTCAGCAGGCGAATATTTGTGTTTCACTGAAAtttcatatatataaaaaagtaaTATATTATAAGAGTAAAAGAACTCAAGCTGACAGGCCTTTCCTGCCAGATGCTTTAGGATGTCATTTCCACCATCTGGCAGCTTACAGATGTTAACTCGGTCAACCCGATTCCCATCACAAAACATGCAAAAGGGGCTGAAGCCGCCCTGCTCTCCCTGGTAACCGCAGATCCTACCTCACCTTCACCTCATCCATTCTTCAGTTATTCCCGCTTTATCTTAATGAAAGGTCATTTCCATTGCTTGCCCTGGACTGCGCCACTGTAATGTGAACTGCTGAGGTATGTGGAGGTTAGACTGAGAGTATTACTGAACTCAAGGGCATGTTACTTGCAATGTCAATTATTTTCTGTATTAATCATGAGCATGGCACACTCCTGAGAATCTTTCCACCTGGATTTTTTTCAGATCTCCctgttaagaaaaaaataaaaatttgtttgcatgttttgcaAAGTGGCGACGTAACTTCTGATTctccttttttaatttcacacacGAGAGGTTCGGCTTTTATTCCAAAGAAGTTTGTGTATGATGTACacagcaaataaacacaaaaatgaaactATCTTCGAGTATGTGATTTCTTGCCAccttgttatgttttttttcttggctaATTTTGGACAGATTAACCACCGATTGCGGCATAAACACAAGAGAATGTAAGAAATGTGATGCTGTCTCGTCCTTGACTCTTTGTTGCTTTCCTCCGCCACATCACGTCTCATTTTTCCCCATTATCTCAAATGGCTAGGCGCTAATCCTTTTGGCATTCCCTGCATAGCATACTCTTGAGAGAGCAGCAACAGGTTGTGTTTATAGACAAGGAAGCCTCTGTGTGGCCTGATGCTATGTCTACGCTGTCGGAGCGCAGACTCTCCACCCTGTCTGCAGCCTCCTCCTGACACTTTTTGTGTCTTCTCTGagtcagcatttgttttcatgctCCAACTCACAGTGGTCTGAAATCTTAAGAGGaaaatctaaaaatattttGATTTGACAATGACATCCGTCTCCCTAAATCTAgtcacagctttaaaaaaagctttgcttttaaaagcaaaaacgacTGCACGCTGACACTTATTGGAGACGTCTGTGGACCTACTGAAAGAACACCACAAAGCACAATCTGAGTGGATTCTGCAgaggatttttttaatgtaaaacttTCCCAAAGTCAGAGGAAGTGATTTATGTTTTCATGATGTGAACCCAATGCAGATTCTTGTgccaagaggggaaaaaaagctttttggcTCGTGCACCATGGGATTGCTTTGCAAAACCAATCTGCAAGAACTACTTACACACAGGCCTTAAATGGTGCTGATATGGTGCCATTTTACAAATGATTGTCATttgcaaactgcaaatgaactTCCAAATTCTGCAGTCCAGTGGTGCAGGTAGTAGCGGTGTGTTCAGACTACCAATAAAACAGCAACTAACTACATTTTTCTATATGAAAGCCAGAAATATGAGGCTGCAAATTCACAGTAAACACGTGCGGGTGTGGAAAATAAAGGTTGAGCTGGCCTCAAATTTTTTCATTCCTATAGTGAAGCATCAACCACTCTCTGGCCACTCTGACCACTTAATTAATTACACTAGTAtcccttaattcttcatggcataaaTTCACCAAGGTGACTTAAACATTCCTCAGAATTTGGTTCATGATGACATCacaacatcacacagttgctgcagatctgTCGGCTTCGTATCCATCATGAGAATCTCCTGTTCCCATGCATCCTATAAGTGAACATGGAGAGaggtctggtgactgtggaggccatttgactACAGGGAACTGTTTGTCTTACTCAAGAAACCAGTTCTGGTTTGagctgagctttgtgacacggTCATAAAGGGACGGGTATGGtgagcaacaatactcagataTGCTGCGATGTTTAtatttgaaaaatggcaaaaaaaatcatatttggcatggttggatcttaacaaggttccaagtagagcttgcaacaagaagaaattggagtgagacaaaacatgcAAAAAGTGAGCATGCAGTTTATTGAAAGCAacgcttaaactgaaacaggctgttttacagctgatcaaggACCACATGCCTTTAAAGGCtaaatctgtgcaaaaatgtgtaTTCATTGTCATTTTCGGTCAGATAGTCACACTGTCATAACATTTTGATGGCCAAGGCAAAAAAAACGTTCCCTTTTTAAATGTGGTCGGGTTGTTGAACTGCACAGCAGGGTCTCTCGCAGCGCACCATCACTGCTGAGGTGGGACACAGTAAGGCAGTCATTTGGAACTTCGTAACCGATCCTGAGGGTTACGGAAAAAGTCAAGTGGAAGACCCCCAAAAATTTCACCAGCACTGAGCTGGAGGATCCAATTGGCTGTCTGTCAAGACACTGGACGATCCTGGACCCAAATTAAGGCCATTACTGGTGCCGACTGCAGTCCCATAACCATCAGACGCCATCTGAGACTGAagggcttcaaaaacaaaaagcgtCTTCAAACTTTTGAAGAAACAAGGCTCATTTGGTTTTAAGTGTCCGAAAgcatgccaagaaaatatccctcaCACGTTACACaaacaccagcagcctgaaaaCTGTTGATAAAGGGCAGAATGGATCCACACTTTCATGTTATTTACTGAAAACCTGAATGTTGAACCAGAAATTTGAACTCATctgaccaggcaacatttttccagccTTCTGTTGTCCAGGTTTggtgtgaattgtagcctcagtttcatgttcttagctgacagaagtggaACCCTGTGTGGTCTCCTGCTGTCGTAGCCCATCTGTTATGTGCTccaagatgctcttctgcacgcCTTGGTTATAAGAAgttgttatttgagttactgttgccttcagCTCCAAGCAGTCtggtcattctcctctgacctctggcatcaacgaggcattttcacccagaaaactgctgctcactggatagtttctctttttttggacaattctctgtaaaccatagaaatggttgtgtgggaaaatcccagcggATCAGCAGTTTCAGAAATACTTAAACCAGCATGTCTGGCTCCAACAACCATGCCTCATTCAAAGTCACCTTTCTTCCGCGTTCTGATGCTCAATTTGAACTTCAGTAAAAATTACAGAAATGCCGTAAGACAGTTTTTTATACTCAGTGTCCTGTCATTACTCCAAAGTAAAGACATTTTGCTACCTTTAACTCTGTGAGCTCTGAGTCATCATCAGTGTTGACCCCAACCCTACCTCCAGCCTTTTGATCTACTGATTGACAGCCTTGATAGCTGTAGCAgaacaataaataacaaaaacacacaaaaaaagtcaaaagaatGCATATTTACAAGGTTACCGTGAGGGTcatcactgatgatgatgatgatgacttgGACCTCTCGGGGTTAAAGGTAACAAAGTCTATCATTTAGCACCTTAAAGCCTCCACGCTAACTAGTGGTTGTCTCCAGGTACATAATTTACCAATCAGATCTGAGAATCATCTTTCTAGCCAAGTGTCCACAGCATATTTCCCCAAATATAATCTATTCCTTTAAGATATCCAGATAAGCTCTCATCAGGTGGGCTGTTTTACTGCAAACTGCTCAATTATTCACTGTCCACTGAGCAGCCCCGGGATTAGTCAGCAGATGACTCATTTAGCAGTTTACAGAAAAGAGTTGACCAAATTCACAAAGAGGCTTTTCCCAACATATATGATTTCTATTGTAGGGAGTTTCCCTTTAAAGAAGCACAACACAGTGTGAGGATATTTAAGCAAACAAACATCTGACATGTTCACCAGTTTGCACACACTGAACAAAGCTTTTGCAAGGTTGGCAAGTTACAACAGCAGCACTTACACTGTACAATAAGTGCactcacacaagcacacacgctaatctaatttctttcttcttgtaTACCACACTTCCTTtccctctttctgtctttcccaAAGCAGAGCAAAACAATAGCCCTCCTGTTTGCCTGCATCTCTGTCAGCTACGCTGACCGGAGGGCCTGCTGTGACATCCTGTTTTGGGTTCATAGGACAAGGTTTAAACATATGGTCATGTTTTgggtttggcttttttttttctcagtctgCCTGGAAATAAACAGACAACAGCTGGAAAAGGACTATTTGGGTCTGATTATTACAGGGTTGACGAGGTTTAGGCTGGTCTAGTGCTGAGCAAGCAGAAAGACTGAACTGGTGTACCTGTTAAAGATTTTAGTGTGCTtgcaaaaaagggaaagaaatgcCCAGTAGTTTGAAAAGTGGATGATAAACCAGCAGGAATCCAGCACTCCAGGctttgatgctgctgctgatgtgttttttcactcactttaatacagacacacacacacagacacacacacacagacacaaacacagtccgAAGACCTTCCGTATCACACTTTTGCCAACCAGCACATGTGGATCAGCAATCTTTTGACCCATTTATGACT
Coding sequences:
- the fam110d gene encoding protein FAM110D, with the protein product MKPLTPIGSPSPLRLLNKGPDYLRRQIDGGGHGRSVSAVERLEADKAKYVKSQQVINTKQEPVLVPCATPPPPPRRAITIPASLTPHLPPQRPSNTPFPPVCGSFAARDENENDDSRKENRRTSVDVEAHNRSNVNNAPPSPRTPGLNTLVAPHSAPILRRSTGKRMLRPDSLVIYRQKKECKSPSSTAVGENNNMEIKGYSFVRRLFQGSMREKSSGGESRIQKMVIGEEKASSRDGDSRMSWTNDKDAPDGGPGSRRSSKTDHERSPESAPSSGLSCTLEEIKNGFTNGTGDGVTNGNHSNKHDDENDPWKRASPPAPRRQFGELRRSKSDLHLRCSVALSEQEHFFDFCGLDIDMVERLGRQNFLSGASSIDTLSLALRSVGGDVCGGSEPSEFSRHSGDGLFEEELAEQLPTGVSIIERNARVIKWLYGCKNAAREGPKESTV